The genomic stretch TGACGATTGAAGATGCTGCCGAACTGCAGCTCGCACAGAAAAATATCGTGCGCCTGGAGACTCGGCCTCCGAATGTAGAAGGACAGGGAGCGATCCGCCAGCGTCAACTGCTCATCAACAGCCTCCGCATGCGGCCTGACCGCATCATCATCGGCGAGGTCCGCGGAGAAGAAGCCTTCGATATGCTGCAGGCAATGAACACCGGTCACGAAGGCTCCATGACCACGATTCACGCCAACACGCCGCGCGATGCCCTGAGCAGACTTGAGTCGATGGTGGCGATGACCAACTTTAATCTTCCTGAGCGAACGATCCGCCAGCAGATGACCTCGGCGATCGCCATCGTGGTTCAGGCTTCCCGCATGAGCGATGGCACGCGCAAAGTAGTCAGCATCTCCGAGATCACTGGCATGGAAGAAAACATCATTAGCATGCAGGAAATCTTCAGCTTCAAGAAGAAAGGGATCGGGCCGGATGGCAAGGTCATCGGCGCATTTGAGCCGAGCCGTATTCGCCCGAAGTTCCTCGAACAACTTCGTATATCGGGAATCTTTCTGTCACCGAATCTCTTCGAGCAAACGCTCGAGGTGAACTGAGAAAGTCGAGGGCTAAGAAAGATGCTATTGGTTCTGGTGCTTGTATTCTCAGGTAGTTTCGTGGTTCTCTCGCTGCTTCTGCTGGCAGGCGGAACGAGCACCACGCAACAAGCCAAGCAAACGCTAGCGGCGCTCGAGTCGGCGCTAGCTACCGACACGTTAAATTCGCGCGATCAGATCGTGAATGTTCGGAAAGATGAACTATTCAGCGCCGTGCCGTGGATTCATCGCTGGCTACTGAAGATGAAGATCGCATCGCGCATGCGACAGCTGCTCTATCAAGCCAACCTCAAGTGGTCCGTTGGAGGCATGCTGCTCGGTTCTGCCGTCTGCTTTGTTGTCCCTGCCTATCTGATAAACCTGCGTACGCAAAGCGTCCTCTTTGGACTGCTCGTTGGCTTCTTCTTGAGCTTCGCGCCCTTTGCGTTCCTGCTCTACAAGCGCAACCAGCGCTTCCACAAATTTGAACAGGGCCTGCCAGAGGCGCTGGATATGATGGTGACCGCACTCCGTGCCGGTCATAGCCTTGTATCTTCCCTGGGTTTGGTTTCGCGTGAGTGTCCCGACCCGGTCGGCACCGAATTCCGCATTTGTTTCGACGAGCAAAACTATGGCCTGGAACTGAGAACGGCCATGGCGAACCTGGTCACACGTGTTCCTCTACAGGATCTGAAAATCGTCACTACCGGCATCCTGATTCAGAAGGAGAGCGGAGGAAATCTTGCCGAAGTGCTGGATAAGGCTGCCCAGCTGATTCGCGAGCGATTCCGTCTGAAACAACAGGTTCGCGTGTATACCGCACAGGGTCGCTTAACCGGATGGATTCTCTCTTTTCTGCCGCTCGTGCTCGGAGTAGCCCTGTATCTCGTGAACCCGGACACCATGAGCCTTTTGTGGAAGCGTCCGATTGGCATCAAGCTTCTCTATACCGCGACGGGCATGACGATCACCGGCGCTCTCATCATTCGCAAGATCGTCAACATGGAAGTTTGATCCCAGGTTTTTCAAGGTGAGTTATGGCATTGGCGTTCTTCGCATTCTTAGTGGTCTTCCTGCTGATTGGGAGCGGTGGTCTGCTCCTTTTCTACCGGGAGGCAATGCTTCAGCGCATCGCCTTGGTGATCACACCGCGCGAGAAGCGAGGCCTGCTGCAGAACACCATTGAGCACACAAGTTCCTCGCTACGGGGCGTCGTCGAACAGGCCGAGCGCATTCTGCCGAAGAGCCAGGCAGAAGTCTCCATCATGCGACAACGTTTGATCCGTGCCGGCTTCCGCAGCGACGCGGCAATGAGATATTTCTATGGCGTCAAGGTATTGCTTCCTCTGGCTCTCTGCCTTTTGGTTCTCATCACTGGGATTGGGCACCAGAGCCCTCTGTTCGCCTATGCCGCAGCTCTCGGGTTCGGCTTTCTGGCACCGGATTTCTGGCTGGGCCGGCAGATTTCTAGCCGGCAATCGCGAATTCGAACCGGCCTGGCGGATGTCCTGGATCTGCTGGTGATCTGTATTGAGGCCGGGCTTGGTCTGGACCAGGCAACCGCGCGCACAACCGAAGAATTGGAGCAGGCTCACCCGGATATTTGCGATGAGCTAACCGTCGTTGTATTGGAGCAGCGCGCGGGACGCCCGCGTTCCGATGCCTGGAAAAACTTTGCGGACCGAACCGGCGTAGAAAGCGTACGCAATCTCGTGTCCGTCCTGGCTCAATCCGAGCAGTTCGGAACGAGCATCGCCAAAACGCTACGCATACATTCTGAGACCCTCAGAACCCAGCGCCGCCAGAGAGTGGAGGAGCAAGCCGCAAAGACCACGGTCAAGCTGATCTTTCCGTTGGTCTTTTTCATCTTCCCCTCGCTGTTTCTGGTCACCCTGGGTCCTGCGCTCATTATTATGTCCGAGTCGTTTCAGAAATATCTCAACCACTGAAAGAAGGGAGAATTGACGTGGATAATGTCACGATCATCAGAGTTGTTGCTGGCGTGCTCTTCGTCGTCGTGCTGGTCATTCTGATCCAGCGCCGTCGCACACGGGTTCGCTAACCGGACCGTTGGCTGGTGGGTCCTGGACGCTAAACGAAATCCGACTTCTACCCCAGCAGGCTTGCTTGCTGGGGAGCTCCGGTGCTTGCGCTGTCGGTTTCACCTGACACGTGTCTTGCCCAAGTCGAATTTCGGCCGGTGTAGGGCCCCCTCCGTTCCTGACCAACGTAAGGCGTACTGGCCGCCCGACGATGTCCGAGAAAGGAATGCATGACGACTTGAATTCAGCAATGAAGAGGTATCTAAAAACTCCGCCCGATTACAGGGCACTCGCCGAGCGCGGGAGACCAAGATGGATAGACCGACGTACTGCGTATATAACCAGACCCGCGAGTGTTTCCTCGGCCTGAAGGTTGCTGCTGCCGATACCATCTTCGCACGCCTTAGAGGGTTGATTGGACGGCTACGGCTCAAGTTCGATGAGGGCATCTGGGTGGTGCCGTCGCGTGGCGTCCACACCCTGGGAGTGTTATTCCCTCTGGATCTGATCTATCTGGACAAAGATCATCGAGTCATCCACATCATCGAGTACTTCCCTACATTTCGCATCGCTCCCTTGCGCACGCAGGCCGCCAGTGTATTGGAACTGCCGACGCACACAATCTATTCCTCACAGACTCAGGCCGGCGATCAGTTGGTGATCTGCAGAGCGGAGGAAATAGAGAATCGGTTAAAAAAAAGTACTGTGGCGAATCTTAGCGGCGTGACCGAGTGAACGCAGGTAAACAATGGTGTCATTCAAGAATTGGTTTCAAAAACTTCTGACTCCAGACCGGCGCCGTGCCGAGCGACACCAGTCGCCACAGCTGGTTGCGTTCTATTGGAATGGCACACCCCCGTTGGGGCACGACGTTCGGGATATCAGTTCGACAGGACTCTATCTGAAGACGGAAGATCGCTGGTACCCAGGCACGCTGGTCACCATGACTCTGCAGCAAACCGGCACCCCCGTCGTCGGATCAGAACAAGCCATCGCCGTGGACGCGAAGGTTGTCCGATTTGGCGAGGATGGCGTAGGCCTCGCATTTGTCGTAGCGGAAAAACCAACGATGCCCAACAAAACGGATAAGAAAACTCTCGGCAAATTCCTTCAACATCTTCAGGAGTGCAAAGGCCAGGCCCTGATTGAATACATCCTCCTTCTGCCCTTGTTATTCCTGCTGGTCGTCAACGTGGTCAACTTTGGGGGATTCTTCTTCGCCTGGATTACCGTCGCAAACGCCGCGCGCGCGGGGGTGAATTACGGAATCCTCGGTGGCGCCTCGGTCGGCCCCGTGTCGACGCCAAGTGCAAGCATGATCAACAGCCTGATCACCCAGGACATCTCCTCTCTGCTGAATCGCTCCAGCCTTGTGGTGAGCATCTGCCAGCAGAACAATGGGTTGATCACCACGCTTCAGGGAACTTGCGCTTCGGTTCCTGCCGATCCAGAGCCCGGAGCCTATGTGCTGACTACCGTCGACGTGACCTATACCTATCGGCCCTTTATCCCGGCAGGATTTCAATTCCCCAACCTCAACATCTACGCGACCATACCGCCGACTACGGTTCACCGGCGGGCTGTGATGAGGTCGATCCAATGAGAACACGCGCCGGGCGATTGAAAATGGACCAGGGCAGCAGTCTGATCGAATTCAGCCTGGTCGCTCTCATGTTCGTTGTAGTGCTCCTCAGCATCGTGGAGATGGGCCGCAT from Acidisarcina sp. encodes the following:
- a CDS encoding type II secretion system F family protein encodes the protein MALAFFAFLVVFLLIGSGGLLLFYREAMLQRIALVITPREKRGLLQNTIEHTSSSLRGVVEQAERILPKSQAEVSIMRQRLIRAGFRSDAAMRYFYGVKVLLPLALCLLVLITGIGHQSPLFAYAAALGFGFLAPDFWLGRQISSRQSRIRTGLADVLDLLVICIEAGLGLDQATARTTEELEQAHPDICDELTVVVLEQRAGRPRSDAWKNFADRTGVESVRNLVSVLAQSEQFGTSIAKTLRIHSETLRTQRRQRVEEQAAKTTVKLIFPLVFFIFPSLFLVTLGPALIIMSESFQKYLNH
- a CDS encoding PilZ domain-containing protein: MVSFKNWFQKLLTPDRRRAERHQSPQLVAFYWNGTPPLGHDVRDISSTGLYLKTEDRWYPGTLVTMTLQQTGTPVVGSEQAIAVDAKVVRFGEDGVGLAFVVAEKPTMPNKTDKKTLGKFLQHLQECKGQALIEYILLLPLLFLLVVNVVNFGGFFFAWITVANAARAGVNYGILGGASVGPVSTPSASMINSLITQDISSLLNRSSLVVSICQQNNGLITTLQGTCASVPADPEPGAYVLTTVDVTYTYRPFIPAGFQFPNLNIYATIPPTTVHRRAVMRSIQ
- a CDS encoding DUF192 domain-containing protein; translation: MDRPTYCVYNQTRECFLGLKVAAADTIFARLRGLIGRLRLKFDEGIWVVPSRGVHTLGVLFPLDLIYLDKDHRVIHIIEYFPTFRIAPLRTQAASVLELPTHTIYSSQTQAGDQLVICRAEEIENRLKKSTVANLSGVTE
- a CDS encoding type II secretion system F family protein, with the protein product MVLSLLLLAGGTSTTQQAKQTLAALESALATDTLNSRDQIVNVRKDELFSAVPWIHRWLLKMKIASRMRQLLYQANLKWSVGGMLLGSAVCFVVPAYLINLRTQSVLFGLLVGFFLSFAPFAFLLYKRNQRFHKFEQGLPEALDMMVTALRAGHSLVSSLGLVSRECPDPVGTEFRICFDEQNYGLELRTAMANLVTRVPLQDLKIVTTGILIQKESGGNLAEVLDKAAQLIRERFRLKQQVRVYTAQGRLTGWILSFLPLVLGVALYLVNPDTMSLLWKRPIGIKLLYTATGMTITGALIIRKIVNMEV